A single genomic interval of Dysidea avara chromosome 8, odDysAvar1.4, whole genome shotgun sequence harbors:
- the LOC136262847 gene encoding uncharacterized protein, giving the protein MPKGRGIKRIATAHMQREGAGFVVRRPIGGIIPDCDPFLMLDHCGPTVYGPGEAVGAPDHPHRGFETVSYIVEGSSQHKDSAGNSGQLKEGWVQWMTAGSGVVHSETPSDEMLAKGGRSEGFQLWVNLSAKDKMIPPRYQDTPTEKIPIVTTDNGNVWVKVIAGESLGAKAVIDTRTPIMMLDIHLQPGAKFSQPVPKSYNGFAYVWRGSGYLGTERTSMEMGQVAILDDSDGEVVMEAATNDIVHILLIAGEPINEPIARYGPFVMNTMEEIQQAFQDYHSGKLGKIDGAEERYAQAEAAKRKQKETGRWAKDSAMANSHH; this is encoded by the exons ATGCCTAAAGGGAGAGGAATCAAACGGATTGCAACTGCTCATATGCAGCGAGAAG GTGCAGGATTCGTTGTTCGTCGTCCAATCGGCGGGATAATTCCCGATTGTGATCCGTTTCTGATGTTGGACCATTGTGGACCAACAGTATACGGACCAGGAGAAGCAGTGGGCGCCCCTGATCATCCTCACAGAGGATTTGAAACAGTGTCTTACATTGTGGAGGGATCATCACAACACAAAGACAGTGCTGGAAACTCTGGACAATTAAAGGAGGGATGGGTGCAGTGGATGACTGCTGGATCAG GTGTTGTTCACAGTGAAACTCCTAGTGATGAGATGTTGGCTAAAGGTGGAAGGTCAGAGGGTTTTCAGTTGTGGGTCAACTTGTCAGCGAAGGACAAAATGATACCCCCTCGTTATCAGGACACTCCAACTGAGAAGATCCCTATTGTGACCACTGACAATGGAAATGTGTGGGTTAAGGTGATAGCTGGGGAGAGTCTTGGAGCTAAAGCAGTGATCGACACTCGTACTCCCATCATGATGTTAGATATTCATCTCCAACCAGGAGCAAAGTTTAGTCAGCCAGTTCCAAAAAGCTATAACGGATTTGCTTATGTTTGGAGAGGATCTGGCTACCTCGGTACAGAGAGGACTAGCATGGAGATGGGACAGGTAGCCATATTGGATGACAGTGATGGTGAAGTGGTAATGGAAGCAGCAACTAATGACATCGTACACATTTTACTAATTGCTGGAGAACCAATCAATGAACCAATAGCAAGATATGGTCCATTTGTAATGAACACAATGGAAGAGATACAACAAGCTTTTCAAGACTACCACAGTGGTAAACTAGGAAAGATTGACGGTGCTGAGGAGAGATATGCACAAGCAGAGGCTGCCAAGAGGAAGCAAAAAGAGACGGGAAGATGGGCTAAAGACTCTGCAATGGCTAACAGTCATCATTGA
- the LOC136262839 gene encoding nucleolar and coiled-body phosphoprotein 1-like isoform X1 yields the protein MQSLEESAVPSDIFPHVYSFLVRFGFMKSAKVFRKEANVPRVVVDTPGLLDFYEAFKKRKNTIVKAPKKSAKKEVAVTRKRKSDKQGSKQAAKKPKKESSSESETAQPIKHHSTDTTKSLTAKLHSKKKKPVVTKQQEESSDSSSSDSGTTPAPTKSTSLPVNNQKKTKAVTVKQKKKETSSSDSSSDDSDLVPPAAAAAVSSALPKHQKIMAAVKKASESSSDEDSSEDEPKKVVTTQANKQPSSSDSSSSDDGDEATKSQSPATSKEPTTSTPVPQDKTKKSKANATSNQPFRRVDMGTSVNPKLADNSFEAKGGARGSWGEKAHHVLKNTKGRSFRHEKTKKKRGSYSGGHIDTSVHSITFDDSD from the exons ATGCAGAGCCTCGAAGAAAGTGCTGTCCCATCTGATATATTTCCCCACGTGTACAGCTTTCTGGTGCGATTTGGATTTATGAAGAGCGCTAAAGTATTCCGGAAGGAAGCGAACGTG CCGCGTGTAGTTGTGGACACCCCAGGATTACTTGATTTCTACGAAGCTTTCAAGAAAAG GAAAAATACAATTGTTAAGGCGCCTAAAAAGAGTGCCAAGAAAGAAGTGGCTGTTACTAGGAAGAGAAAATCCGATAAACAGGGGAGCAAGCAAGCGGCTAAGAAACCTAAAAAGGAGTCCTCATCAGAATCAGAAACTGCACAACCGATTAAACACCATTCTACTGACACCACAAAATCACTTACTGCCAAACTCCATTCCAAAAAGAAGAAGCCGGTTGTGACAAAGCAGCAGGAAGAAAGCTCTGACAGCTCATCGAGTGACAGTGGGACTACGCCTGCACCAACTAAAAGCACATCTTTACCAGTAAATAATCAAAAGAAAactaaagcagtcacagtgaaGCAGAAGAAGAAAGAGACAAGTTCATCAGATTCTTCAAGTGATGACAGTGATTTGGTGCCACCTGCTGCAGCAGCAGCTGTAAGCAGTGCCTTGCCGAAGCACCAGAAAATCATGGCTGCAGTAAAGAAAGCATCAGAATCATCCAGTGATGAAGACTCTTCAGAAGACGAGCCCAAGAAAGTTGTGACAACACAAGCTAACAAACAGCCTTCATCATCAGATAGTTCTTCAAGTGACGATGGTGATGAGGCTACCAAATCTCAATCTCCTGCCACATCTAAAGAACCCACAACAAGCA CTCCAGTTCCTCAGGATAAGACAAAGAAGTCTAAAGCTAATGCAACATCAAACCAGCCATTCCGTCGAGTTGACATGGGCACATCTGTCAATCCCAAGCTAGCCGATAATTCTTTTGAAGCCAAG GGTGGAGCTAGGGGTTCATGGGGAGAGAAGGCACATCACGTACTGAAGAACACTAAAG GCCGTTCATTTCGACATGAAAAGACAAAAAAGAAGAGGGGTAGTTACTCTGGCGGACACATTGACACGTCAGTACACAGCATCACATTTGATGACAGTGACTAG
- the LOC136262839 gene encoding nucleolar and coiled-body phosphoprotein 1-like isoform X2, with amino-acid sequence MQSLEESAVPSDIFPHVYSFLVRFGFMKSAKVFRKEANVPRVVVDTPGLLDFYEAFKKRKNTIVKAPKKSAKKEVAVTRKRKSDKQGSKQAAKKPKKESSSESETAQPIKHHSTDTTKSLTAKLHSKKKKPVVTKQQEESSDSSSSDSGTTPAPTKSTSLPVNNQKKTKAVTVKQKKKETSSSDSSSDDSDLVPPAAAAAVSSALPKHQKIMAAVKKASESSSDEDSSEDEPKKVVTTQANKQPSSSDSSSSDDGDEATKSQSPATSKEPTTSIPQDKTKKSKANATSNQPFRRVDMGTSVNPKLADNSFEAKGGARGSWGEKAHHVLKNTKGRSFRHEKTKKKRGSYSGGHIDTSVHSITFDDSD; translated from the exons ATGCAGAGCCTCGAAGAAAGTGCTGTCCCATCTGATATATTTCCCCACGTGTACAGCTTTCTGGTGCGATTTGGATTTATGAAGAGCGCTAAAGTATTCCGGAAGGAAGCGAACGTG CCGCGTGTAGTTGTGGACACCCCAGGATTACTTGATTTCTACGAAGCTTTCAAGAAAAG GAAAAATACAATTGTTAAGGCGCCTAAAAAGAGTGCCAAGAAAGAAGTGGCTGTTACTAGGAAGAGAAAATCCGATAAACAGGGGAGCAAGCAAGCGGCTAAGAAACCTAAAAAGGAGTCCTCATCAGAATCAGAAACTGCACAACCGATTAAACACCATTCTACTGACACCACAAAATCACTTACTGCCAAACTCCATTCCAAAAAGAAGAAGCCGGTTGTGACAAAGCAGCAGGAAGAAAGCTCTGACAGCTCATCGAGTGACAGTGGGACTACGCCTGCACCAACTAAAAGCACATCTTTACCAGTAAATAATCAAAAGAAAactaaagcagtcacagtgaaGCAGAAGAAGAAAGAGACAAGTTCATCAGATTCTTCAAGTGATGACAGTGATTTGGTGCCACCTGCTGCAGCAGCAGCTGTAAGCAGTGCCTTGCCGAAGCACCAGAAAATCATGGCTGCAGTAAAGAAAGCATCAGAATCATCCAGTGATGAAGACTCTTCAGAAGACGAGCCCAAGAAAGTTGTGACAACACAAGCTAACAAACAGCCTTCATCATCAGATAGTTCTTCAAGTGACGATGGTGATGAGGCTACCAAATCTCAATCTCCTGCCACATCTAAAGAACCCACAACAAGCA TTCCTCAGGATAAGACAAAGAAGTCTAAAGCTAATGCAACATCAAACCAGCCATTCCGTCGAGTTGACATGGGCACATCTGTCAATCCCAAGCTAGCCGATAATTCTTTTGAAGCCAAG GGTGGAGCTAGGGGTTCATGGGGAGAGAAGGCACATCACGTACTGAAGAACACTAAAG GCCGTTCATTTCGACATGAAAAGACAAAAAAGAAGAGGGGTAGTTACTCTGGCGGACACATTGACACGTCAGTACACAGCATCACATTTGATGACAGTGACTAG